The genomic segment TGCGTACCGACATCCCGGTCCGGACCCGCGGGCCGGGAGTGACCGCGGTGCCCAGCGCGAGGAGGTTGTTGGTGACCAGGCCGGTCGTCGGCAGGTAGCTGCCGCCCGGGGCCAGCACCGGCCGGCAGCGGGCGAACGAGCTGCGGCCGACGGTGTCGAAGACGACGTCGTACCGTTCGCCGCTGGCGGTGAAGTCCTCGACGGTGTAGTCGAAGACCCGCTCGGCGCCGAGCGACCCGACCAGGCCGGCGTTACGGCCGCTGCACACGGCGTGCACCCTGGCGCCGGCCAGCTTCGCGAGCTGGACCGCGTACGTGCCGATGCTGCCGGAGCCACCGATGACCAGCACCGACTGGCCGGGTTGGACCGGGACCAGGTGGCGGAGGAAGTGCCAGGCCGTGGTGAAGCCGTCGACGCTGGCCGCCGCCTGGGCGTAGCTCGCGTTCGGCGGCATCGTGGTGAGCGAGGCCCGCTCCGACAGGCACTTGTACTCGGCGTTCGCGCCGACGGCGAACCCGGTGAACCCGAAGACCCGGTCGCCGACCCGGTACCGACTGGCGGTCGGCCCGAGCGCCGTGACCTCGCCGGCGAACTCCAACCCGAGTACGCGGACTCCCTTGCGCGGTCGGAACGGACCGAGGATGGCCCGTCCCCACCGGGGCTCGCCCCGGCGCATCCCGCACTCGGCGGAGGTGACCGTGGTGGCGTGCACCCGCACCTGCACCTCGTCGCCCCGGGGCGCCGGCTCGGGCAGGTCGGCCAGAGTGAGGACCTCGGGCGGTCCATACGTGGTGAACATCGCCGCTCGCATGTCCGCCATCATGCTGGAACGCCGCTGTGAAGACGCTGAGCGTTGCCGAGCGGCGGGACGGGGAGGATGGGGACCATGTCTCGACTCGTGATCATCACGGGGCCGATCGCGGCCGGCAAGAACACCGTCGCGGAGCGGCTCGCTGCACTCCTTGCGCAGCGGGGTCGTACCGTGGTCATCGCCGACGTGGACGACGTGGCGGCCATGGTGGCGGCGCCCGGCGCGGGCGCGGCGGGCCTGTGGCCGGCGGCGCACGAGGCGCACGGGGCGCTGGTCGGTCAGTGGCTGCGGTCGACCGTCGACCACGTGGTGGCGGTCGGGCCGTTCCACACGGCCGAGGAGCGGGCCGCGCTCACCCGGCCCCTGCCGGACGGGGTGAGCCGGCTGTGGGTGGTGGTCGACGCGCCGGTGTCGGTGACGTTCCCGCGCGCCCGGGCCGACCCGAGCCGGGTTCTCTCCCGCGACCCCGAATTCCATCACCGCGCGCACGACCGGTTCCGCACCCTGCTGCCCAGCATCCCCGCCGACGCGACCTTCAACTCGGCCGAGCTGACCGCGGACCAGATCGCGGCGGCCATCGCCGACCTGCTCGGGTGACCCGGGAGACTGGCCGCAACGGCTAGGATGACGGCGGCTACCAGGGAAGCCACCGGTCCGCGGGAATGGGCTCAGCCCACCTGGGCCGGTGCGCCACGTGTCACCACCGCTCTCCTTTCGGCCTGACCCAGCGGACAGCAGGCAGACGAGAGGAGGCCGCCGTGCCGACCCTGGACCTGCCCGACCGTCCGCACCTCGACAGCTTCCGCCGGCAGGCCCGTGCCCTGCAGCGCGCCGCCCGGTCCGGTGATCCCGACGCTCTCGCGCGGCTGGCCCGCCACCATCCCGGGAGAGTCTCCGGCGACGGCCTGCGGCTCAGCGCGGCGCAGCTGGTCGTCGCCCGCGAGTACGGCTTCGCCAGCTGGCCCCGGCTCACCCGCTATCTGGAAACCGTGGCCGAGCACGGCTGGACGACCGGGCTCGCCGCGGTGCCGGCGGTCGATCCGGCGGACGAGTTCTGCCGCCTCGCCTGCCTGACCTACGGCCGCGAGGACGGGCCGGCGCGTTGGGCGGGCGCCCGGGAACTGCTCGCACAGCATCCCGGGCTGACCGCGGGGAACGTCTGGGCCGCCGCGGCGGCGGCCCGACCGGACGACGTCGGGCGGCTGCTCGCCGAGCGGCCGCAGCGGGTGCACGAGCGGGGTGGCCCGTTCCGGTGGCGGCCGCTGTATCACCTCGTCTACTCGCGGTACGACCCAGCCGTGCCGGCCGACCGCGTGCTCGCCGTCGCCCGGCAGTTGCTCGACGCCGGCGCCGACCCCAACGAGGGTTACCTCTTCGACGCCCTGCCGTCGCCGTTCACGCTGCTGACCGGGGTGTTCGGCCACGGCGAGCTGGGCCGGCACCGGCAGCCGCCGCACCCGCACTGGCGGGCGCTGGCACGGCTGCTGCTCGACGCGGGGGCCGACCCCAACGACGCGCAGACCCTCTACAACCGGATGTTCGACCCGGACGACTCGCACCTTGAGCTGCTGTTCGAGTACGGGCTCGGCGCCGGTGACGGTGGTCCGTGGAAGCACCGGATCGAGGAGTTGGACACCCCGGCGCGGATGCTGCGCGTCCAGCTGCGCTGGGCGGTCGAGCATCAGCAGCCCGCCCGGGTCCGCCTGCTCGTCGAACACGGGGTGGACTTCCGCTCTCCGTTCGAGGGCGCCGGGCCGGCGTGGAGTCTGGGCGACGGCCGGACCCCGGTCGAACTGGCCCAC from the Solwaraspora sp. WMMD1047 genome contains:
- a CDS encoding AAA family ATPase — translated: MSRLVIITGPIAAGKNTVAERLAALLAQRGRTVVIADVDDVAAMVAAPGAGAAGLWPAAHEAHGALVGQWLRSTVDHVVAVGPFHTAEERAALTRPLPDGVSRLWVVVDAPVSVTFPRARADPSRVLSRDPEFHHRAHDRFRTLLPSIPADATFNSAELTADQIAAAIADLLG
- a CDS encoding NAD(P)-dependent alcohol dehydrogenase → MRAAMFTTYGPPEVLTLADLPEPAPRGDEVQVRVHATTVTSAECGMRRGEPRWGRAILGPFRPRKGVRVLGLEFAGEVTALGPTASRYRVGDRVFGFTGFAVGANAEYKCLSERASLTTMPPNASYAQAAASVDGFTTAWHFLRHLVPVQPGQSVLVIGGSGSIGTYAVQLAKLAGARVHAVCSGRNAGLVGSLGAERVFDYTVEDFTASGERYDVVFDTVGRSSFARCRPVLAPGGSYLPTTGLVTNNLLALGTAVTPGPRVRTGMSVRKHAALAELHDLISRDQLRIVIDRSYPLADIVQAHRYVDGGHKVGNVVITVVDD